In Cedecea neteri, a single genomic region encodes these proteins:
- the wcaA gene encoding colanic acid biosynthesis glycosyltransferase WcaA produces MNSSATRPLISIYMPTWNRQQLAIRAINSVLRQDYDHWEMIIVDDCSASFQQLQQFVANLGDPRVRYIHNDVNSGACAVRNQAIGLAKGRFITGIDDDDEWTPNRLSVFLSHQHQLVTHAFLYANDYLCEGQVYSQPTSLPLYPKSPYSLKLFYKRNIIGNQVFTYAERFKSSLFDTELKAAQDYDIFLRMVVAFGQPWKVEEATQILHVNHGEMQITKSPKKFAGYFHFYRKHKAKFDRASKKYQLYTLYQIRNKRMSWRTLLALLTVRNGKRLADSLRGR; encoded by the coding sequence ATGAACAGCAGCGCAACTCGCCCGCTTATCTCTATTTATATGCCGACGTGGAACCGCCAGCAGCTGGCTATTCGAGCCATCAACTCGGTGCTGCGGCAGGATTATGACCACTGGGAAATGATCATCGTAGATGACTGCTCCGCCAGCTTTCAGCAGTTGCAACAGTTTGTTGCAAACCTCGGCGATCCCCGGGTGCGTTACATTCACAACGACGTGAACAGCGGCGCCTGCGCGGTACGCAACCAGGCCATTGGGCTGGCGAAAGGGCGGTTTATAACCGGCATTGATGATGATGACGAATGGACGCCGAATCGGCTGTCGGTATTTTTGTCCCACCAGCATCAGCTTGTCACCCATGCGTTTTTATATGCCAACGACTATCTGTGTGAAGGGCAGGTCTACTCGCAGCCGACCAGCCTGCCGCTGTATCCGAAGTCGCCGTATTCCCTGAAGCTGTTCTACAAGCGCAACATCATCGGCAATCAGGTCTTTACCTACGCCGAGCGCTTTAAGAGCAGCCTGTTTGATACTGAGCTTAAAGCGGCCCAGGACTACGATATCTTCCTGCGTATGGTGGTGGCATTCGGCCAGCCGTGGAAGGTGGAAGAGGCGACCCAAATATTGCACGTCAATCACGGCGAGATGCAGATAACCAAATCCCCAAAGAAGTTTGCCGGTTATTTCCACTTTTACCGCAAGCACAAAGCCAAGTTCGACCGGGCCAGCAAGAAATATCAGCTGTATACGCTCTACCAAATCCGCAACAAGCGCATGTCGTGGCGCACCCTGTTAGCTCTGCTGACGGTGCGCAACGGCAAACGCCTGGCCGATAGTCTGCGGGGGAGGTAA
- the wcaC gene encoding colanic acid biosynthesis glycosyltransferase WcaC: MNIMQFNVRLAEGGAAGVALDLHQRARQAGLSSRFIYGYGKGGKKSASHDIYPDVEKHTPRLVSVANIALFRFLNRDPFGNLNKLYRRITRSQQPVVLHFHVVHSYWLNLDEMVSFCQRVKAHKPDVTFVWTLHDHWSITGRCAFLDGCEGWKTGCVKCPTLNNYPPVKVDKAHQQVAGKRHLFREMLALGCKFISPSQHVAEAFNQLYGAGRCSIINNGIDVATEAILAELPESGVATVKPRVAIVAHDLRYDGKTNQKLVQAMMALGDKIELHTFGKFSPFEGANVVNHGYMTDKRALMSELNTMDSLVFSSRVDNYPLILCEALSIGVPVVATSSEAADEVLRKVGGKTFTPEQVLALVQLKKTQLAEQVFATDLATFRAASRTAYSGKQMLEEYVSFYQGL; this comes from the coding sequence ATGAACATCATGCAATTTAATGTCCGCCTGGCAGAAGGCGGTGCGGCGGGCGTGGCGCTCGATCTGCACCAGCGTGCACGCCAGGCAGGGCTGTCTTCACGTTTTATCTACGGCTATGGCAAAGGCGGCAAGAAAAGCGCCAGCCACGACATTTATCCCGACGTTGAAAAACATACGCCTCGTCTGGTGTCCGTCGCCAATATCGCGCTGTTTCGTTTCCTGAATCGCGATCCTTTCGGCAACCTGAACAAACTCTACCGCCGGATCACCCGCAGCCAGCAGCCGGTTGTACTGCATTTCCATGTGGTGCACAGCTACTGGCTGAACCTGGACGAAATGGTGTCGTTTTGCCAGCGGGTGAAGGCGCACAAGCCGGATGTCACCTTCGTCTGGACGCTGCACGATCACTGGAGCATCACCGGGCGCTGCGCGTTTCTGGACGGCTGCGAAGGCTGGAAAACCGGCTGTGTTAAATGCCCGACGCTGAACAACTATCCGCCGGTCAAAGTGGATAAAGCGCATCAGCAGGTGGCGGGCAAGCGCCACCTGTTTCGCGAGATGCTGGCGCTGGGCTGTAAATTTATCTCCCCCAGCCAGCACGTCGCCGAAGCTTTTAATCAGCTCTATGGCGCCGGGCGCTGCAGCATCATCAATAACGGTATTGATGTCGCCACCGAGGCGATTCTGGCGGAGCTGCCGGAAAGCGGCGTCGCGACGGTGAAACCCCGCGTGGCTATTGTGGCCCACGATCTGCGCTATGACGGCAAAACCAACCAGAAACTGGTGCAGGCGATGATGGCCCTGGGCGACAAAATCGAGCTGCATACCTTTGGCAAATTCTCGCCGTTCGAAGGCGCCAACGTGGTGAACCACGGCTACATGACCGACAAACGTGCGCTGATGAGCGAGCTGAATACGATGGACAGCCTGGTGTTCAGTTCCCGCGTGGATAACTATCCGCTGATCCTGTGCGAGGCGTTGTCTATCGGCGTGCCGGTGGTGGCGACGAGCAGCGAGGCCGCCGATGAAGTTTTGCGCAAAGTCGGGGGCAAAACCTTCACGCCTGAGCAGGTTCTGGCGCTGGTGCAGCTTAAAAAAACGCAGCTGGCAGAGCAGGTCTTCGCGACCGATTTAGCGACGTTCCGTGCAGCCAGCCGCACGGCCTATAGCGGCAAGCAGATGCTGGAGGAATATGTCTCGTTCTATCAGGGTCTGTAG
- the wcaB gene encoding colanic acid biosynthesis acetyltransferase WcaB, with protein sequence MLEDIRANSWSLRPCCMVLAYRVAHFCSVWRKKSVINNLWAAPVLLAYRFITECLFGYEIQAGATIGRRFTIHHGYAVVINKFVVAGDDFIIRHGVTIGNRGNSLACPVIGNGVELGANVIIVGDITLGNNVTVGAGSVVLDSVPDNALVVGEKARVKVIQ encoded by the coding sequence GTGCTGGAGGATATTCGTGCCAATAGCTGGAGCCTGCGCCCGTGCTGCATGGTGCTGGCCTATCGCGTGGCCCACTTTTGCTCGGTGTGGCGTAAGAAAAGCGTCATCAACAACCTTTGGGCCGCGCCTGTGCTGCTGGCCTACCGATTCATTACCGAATGCCTGTTTGGCTATGAAATTCAGGCCGGAGCCACCATTGGCCGCCGGTTCACTATTCATCATGGCTATGCGGTAGTTATCAATAAGTTTGTCGTCGCCGGGGATGATTTCATCATCCGCCACGGCGTCACCATTGGTAACCGGGGGAACAGTCTCGCCTGCCCGGTGATTGGCAACGGCGTTGAGCTGGGTGCCAACGTGATCATTGTGGGCGATATCACCCTCGGCAATAACGTGACGGTAGGTGCGGGCAGCGTGGTGCTGGACAGCGTGCCGGACAATGCGCTGGTGGTCGGTGAAAAAGCTCGGGTGAAGGTGATCCAATGA